The genomic window CCCCGAGGAGAGCACTCCTGAGGAGACAACTACCACAGCCGAGCCTGAGCCTGAGGAGGACGGCACAAAGTATGCCTACTACGACGACCTTGCAGCTGAGTATGAAAAGTCAGGCAACACCACCTGCTATGGCGCAAAGCAGAGCTATTCGGGAACTGCCTATGGCAACGACCTGAAGACCCCCGTCGTGTCAAACGGCGAGGTATACGGCTTTAACGTCCGCAAGCAGATACTCTGGCATATCGACAAAAACGGCAATAGCAACGTTGTTGCAGCAGAGGTCAGCCGTGATAATACACCCGTTTTCTGCGCGGGGTATTTCTACTACAAAAAGGACGAGACTATCCACAAGGTAGGCGCAGACGGCAAGGAAGCCGGCTCGCTTAAGATAGACACCGACAAATATGGCTGGGGCTTGGAGATACAGTATGTAACACCTGCCGGACAGGTCATCGTCGGCGACTATTCAGGCCACTACTATGTGGCAGACAGCTCGCTCAAAGGCCTTAAGGAGATGCCCCTGCCTGACGGTGTGTCTGACTATTCCGGATTAGGCTTCGGCCCTGCATACGGCAGCAAGGTATTCATGGAAAAGGTAAACTACGCCTTTGACTGCGACAGCCTGACCTATACAGAATCAAGCTACAACACAAACGTCGGCGACAACGGCTACAGAGTCGTAGGCAAGTATATGCTCGGCAGAAACAATAAGGGCACAGCGCTCGGCGACTATATCTACGACCTTGAAGCTGACAGCGTGGTCATCCAGGGCATAAAGATAGAGGTCAATACGCCCTTCTGGCGTTCCTACTTCGGCGGTAACTATAACATAGACCAGTCAACAAGCTGGAGAGTTATCAGATACTCGACCACCCAGGGCGACGAGGAGCTTGTGAACACCTACGCCACAGTTGACAGCGAGATAGCAACGCCCATTGACGACAAGAGCTATGTGATAGTCAAGGACGACGGCGTTTACATCAAGCCCTTTGAAGGCGGCGAAGAAAAGCAGGCGTTAAAGTTTTAAATAGCTAAGGATACCTCCGGGATCTCCGGGGGTATTATTTGTAAACGTTGACAAATGCTTAAAAACGTGATATTATAGTTATGATACATATAGGCAACACCGCACGACCCCTGTGCATCAGATGCGCCGTCCAGATTTTCGTCAGATTGCCTATATTCGACGCAGGCTTGCTGACGCAAGTCAAGGAGAATTTGGGTAATATGACGGAAAGCTGGCAAGCAGATGATGTGCAGAGGCGTTAGCTGCGGGTTGTGCGGTGTTGCCTATAATAAAATAAGGAGATAAAACCTATGAGCGTAACTATAAAGGACGTAGCCCGTGAGGCCGGCGTGTCGGTCGCAACTGTGTCAAGGGTATTAAACGGCAGCGCAAATGTCAGCGAGGCATCGTCAAAGCTCGTCCATGAGACGGTGCAGAGACTTGGCTATTCGCCGAACTTCCTCGGCCGTAACCTCAGAAAGCGTGAGACAAATGTCATACTCGTGATAATGCCCACCTCAGAGCACTCGCTCTACGGCAGCATAATCTCGGGTATGCAGGAGTATGCTTCTACGCTTGGCTATGATATAATATCCTCGGCATATAATAATGTGTCGGCTAACGAGATAAGGCAGATGAATATGCTCTTTAACAGAACGGTTGACGGCGCAGTGCTGCTCGGAACATCGCTCTCTGCCGAAAAGCTCAATGAGATAGCAAGGAATTACGATATAGCTCTCTGCTGCGAGGGCGTTGAGGGCGCAGATGTGCTCACCGTCGCAGTCGATGACGAGCAGGCAGGCTATGACGCTGCAAAGGTGCTCGTAGGCCTTGGCCATAAGAGGATAGGGCTTATCTGCGTTGACTCGGCAAGCGTCTCCTCCCGCAAGCGTGAGAACGGCTATCTGCGTGCGCTCGCCGATTCGGGGATAGAGGTAAAGAACGAGTATATCTGGCGTGGCACATACGAAGCCCACAACGGCGCAGATGCTATGGAGCATTTTATGAGCCTTGACGAAAAGCCTACAGCCTTGTTCGCCGTTTCCGACCTGCTTGCTGTGGCTGCCTGCAAAAAGGCACAGAATATGGGGCTCACAGTCGGTAAGGATATCTCTGTCATGGGCTTTGATAATATCTCGATGTGCGAGATGTTCACCCCCACCCTTTCGACAGTCTCTCAGCCCTGCCGTAAAATGGGCGAGTTCGTTGCAAGAAAGCTCATCGAGAATTTCGGCACAGCCAATAAGGACAAGAAATTCTACCACCTGGGGCATGATGTCATCATCAGGGAATCGACAGGGAAGATATAACACCAGCGTTGCACGCTAAAAGAATAAAGAAGAAAGAATAAATAAGAAATAATAAAAGAGGTATCGACCTATGGACGATGATCCAAAAAATCATCGGCGCAGGAAATGTTTTGCAAAGCAAAACTTTCTTCTTATCGACTTTCGCCGATAAGATACGATACCTTTATTATTCGTTATTCTTTCTTCTTTTTTATTTCTTATTTTAGCAGTGGCGGCGAAGACGTTGTATTGTAAAACACATTTACCGCCACTGCGCCTCCGGGCGGCTCGCTTTTTTATGCTCATATTTAGTAAGAATATGAAAAATACCGAAAATATGAAACTGACGAGGGCGTATCATAATGTGCAGCTCTTGTATTTTTGTGTAACGGCGGCACTTGCTGCCGATGTGCCGCCATGCCGGCTGCCGGTGCTATTTCAGGGCAATTTCAGAAAACGTTTGCGTAATGATATGACACCTCTCAGGTGAATTTTTGTGCAAGGCGATTAACAAACGGTAACGGCGGGGTGTGCTATATTCACAAAACGAAACCTTCAAAATTGTGCAACCCACCAAATCTTATGACAAATAATATACATAGGCAGTAGATTTCTTGACAGGGGATTTATTATTTGCTATACTTAAATTCGGGTAAGAGGGTATTGCGCCCATTTTCCCGAAAATATGAAAGCTCTATTTTCAGATACACTGATTTCAAGTGAAACGGAGGAAATGCATTATGAAGAATATCAAAAAGATCCTTGCGGGCTCTATGGCTCTTCTTATGGCATTCGGCGTTGTCGGCTGCGGCAAGAGCGACGGCAGCAGCGAGGAAAGCTACGAGCAGAAGGTCGAAGTTGATACTGAGGCTGTAAAGGATACTATCGAGGCTATCCCTGACGGCGCAGAGAAGGAGATCACATGGATGTCCTACTTCGATATCAACCCCGGCAAGGCAGTAAAGGAAAAGAGAACTGACCTTACACTTTTCGAGTCTCTCGGCGGTTCTATCAAGTATTCAAGAACGACATCACTCAACAAGTTTGAAAAGCTCGCTACAGCAGTTATGTCAGACCAGGTGCCTGATATATTCTGGTATGAGCAGGGCATGACATTCCCTTACAGCGTTATCGCAGGAATGTTCCAGCCTGTCGACGAGATAGTTGACTTTGACAAGCCGCTGTGGAAGGACGTTA from Ruminococcus sp. NK3A76 includes these protein-coding regions:
- a CDS encoding LacI family DNA-binding transcriptional regulator; protein product: MSVTIKDVAREAGVSVATVSRVLNGSANVSEASSKLVHETVQRLGYSPNFLGRNLRKRETNVILVIMPTSEHSLYGSIISGMQEYASTLGYDIISSAYNNVSANEIRQMNMLFNRTVDGAVLLGTSLSAEKLNEIARNYDIALCCEGVEGADVLTVAVDDEQAGYDAAKVLVGLGHKRIGLICVDSASVSSRKRENGYLRALADSGIEVKNEYIWRGTYEAHNGADAMEHFMSLDEKPTALFAVSDLLAVAACKKAQNMGLTVGKDISVMGFDNISMCEMFTPTLSTVSQPCRKMGEFVARKLIENFGTANKDKKFYHLGHDVIIRESTGKI